A stretch of the Pseudoruegeria sp. SHC-113 genome encodes the following:
- a CDS encoding cbb3-type cytochrome c oxidase subunit 3 — protein MDTYSITRQFADSWMLLAMFVFFLGVVVWVFRPGSSKEYKDTANIPFRHENKPADDFEADAQRKEARP, from the coding sequence ATGGATACCTATTCGATCACCCGCCAGTTTGCGGACAGCTGGATGCTCTTGGCGATGTTCGTCTTCTTCCTTGGTGTCGTTGTCTGGGTGTTCCGCCCGGGCAGCAGCAAGGAATACAAGGACACCGCCAACATCCCGTTCCGCCATGAAAACAAACCGGCTGACGATTTCGAAGCCGACGCGCAACGCAAGGAGGCGCGGCCATGA
- the ccoP gene encoding cytochrome-c oxidase, cbb3-type subunit III gives MSKAPKKTQQPQDVPTTGHSWDGIQEYDNPMPRWWLWTFYATIAWGIIYTILFPAWPLITKATPGLLGASTRGDVVQEIARWDDINAATRQRLVDTELTAIVDDADLNRFAVSNGGAVFRTYCSQCHGSGAAGAKGYPNLLDDAWLWGGDIENIHYTISHGIRNEQDDDARYSEMPQFGEILAEEEILQVVEHVLAISNQEHDAELATAGATVFEDNCSACHGEAGMGDRDQGAPNLTDAVWLYGGDRDTLIESVTYSRFGVMPPWANRLSEADIRAVSLYVHQLGGGE, from the coding sequence ATGAGCAAAGCACCCAAGAAGACCCAGCAACCGCAGGACGTGCCCACCACGGGCCACTCCTGGGACGGGATCCAGGAGTATGACAACCCGATGCCGCGCTGGTGGCTCTGGACGTTCTACGCCACCATCGCCTGGGGGATCATCTACACGATCCTCTTCCCCGCCTGGCCGCTGATCACCAAGGCCACACCGGGCCTGCTTGGCGCCTCCACCCGTGGGGACGTCGTGCAGGAAATCGCCCGCTGGGACGACATCAACGCCGCCACCCGGCAGCGTCTGGTGGACACCGAGCTGACGGCTATTGTCGATGATGCGGATCTGAACCGCTTCGCCGTGTCCAACGGCGGCGCCGTGTTCCGCACCTATTGTTCGCAGTGCCACGGCTCCGGCGCGGCCGGTGCCAAGGGCTACCCGAACCTGCTGGACGATGCCTGGCTCTGGGGCGGCGATATCGAGAACATCCACTACACGATCTCTCACGGGATCCGGAACGAGCAGGACGACGACGCCCGCTATTCCGAGATGCCGCAGTTCGGCGAGATCCTCGCAGAAGAGGAAATCCTGCAGGTGGTGGAGCATGTTCTGGCGATCTCGAACCAGGAGCATGACGCGGAACTGGCAACAGCCGGGGCGACCGTTTTTGAAGACAACTGCTCCGCCTGCCACGGGGAAGCCGGCATGGGCGACCGTGATCAGGGCGCGCCGAACCTCACCGATGCCGTCTGGCTTTACGGGGGCGATCGCGACACGCTGATCGAATCCGTCACCTACAGCCGCTTCGGTGTGATGCCACCCTGGGCCAACCGTCTGAGCGAGGCCGACATCCGCGCCGTCTCTCTCTACGTCCACCAGTTGGGCGGCGGCGAGTAA
- a CDS encoding FixH family protein codes for MTAPLTGRKVFLFVASAFGLIIAVNLFMATQAVRTFPGLEVKNGYVASQSFDTDREAQLALGWTVSAGYADGLLRLQILGPDGAPVQPDSLTGTLGRATHTKDDMTPIFAWDGEAYTFPAELAPGNWNFRMVALAADGTPFRQRIPFYVKSGA; via the coding sequence ATGACCGCCCCTCTCACCGGCCGCAAGGTCTTCCTCTTCGTCGCTTCGGCTTTCGGGCTGATCATCGCCGTCAACCTCTTCATGGCCACGCAGGCCGTGCGCACCTTCCCGGGGCTTGAGGTGAAGAACGGCTACGTGGCCAGTCAGAGCTTTGATACGGACCGCGAGGCGCAGTTGGCGCTGGGCTGGACGGTCTCGGCTGGCTATGCGGACGGGCTGCTGCGGCTGCAGATCCTCGGGCCCGATGGCGCCCCGGTGCAACCTGACAGCCTGACCGGCACGCTGGGCCGCGCCACCCATACAAAAGACGACATGACGCCCATTTTCGCATGGGACGGGGAGGCCTACACTTTCCCGGCGGAGCTTGCACCGGGCAACTGGAACTTTCGCATGGTGGCGCTGGCCGCGGACGGCACGCCCTTCCGCCAGCGCATTCCCTTCTACGTGAAGAGCGGCGCATGA
- the ccoG gene encoding cytochrome c oxidase accessory protein CcoG — protein MSSSDTPPSLYSAREPIFPRRVSGKFRTLKWWIMGITLGIYYLTPWIRWDRGPNLPDQAVLVDLANRRFFFFMIEIWPHEFYFIAGLLIMAGLGLFLFTSAMGRVWCGYTCPQTVWTDLFILTERWIEGDRNARVRLWNAPWTARKVRLRVFKGIVWAAIGLATGGAWVFYFADAPTLLMDLLTFSAPPVAYITMGILTFTTVMFGGIAREQVCIYMCPWPRIQAAMMDEDTITVAYREWRGEPRGKLRKGPVDADAEPQGDCIDCMACVNVCPVGIDIRDGQQLECITCALCIDACDDVMAKIGKPRGLIDYLALTDAPEEIDGIPPKPVWKHILRPRTILYTTLWSLVGVGLVVALFLRSEIEMTVAAVRNPTFVTLSDGSVRNIYDVRLRNKHGEDRPFRLSLTSEEPLRIELEGTEELVIMVPADSTFLQRVYVSAQPGSTPADAHRTDLRLWVEDLGSTDRAYKDTIFNGKGTP, from the coding sequence TTGAGCAGCTCAGACACCCCCCCGTCCCTTTATTCCGCCCGCGAGCCGATTTTCCCGCGCCGGGTCAGCGGCAAGTTCCGCACCCTCAAGTGGTGGATCATGGGGATCACCCTCGGCATCTATTACCTGACCCCGTGGATCCGCTGGGATCGCGGCCCGAATCTGCCGGATCAGGCGGTTCTGGTCGATCTCGCCAACCGCCGCTTCTTCTTCTTCATGATCGAGATCTGGCCGCATGAGTTCTACTTCATCGCGGGCCTTTTGATCATGGCCGGGCTTGGGCTCTTCCTGTTCACCTCCGCCATGGGGCGTGTCTGGTGCGGCTATACCTGCCCGCAGACCGTCTGGACGGATCTTTTCATCCTCACCGAACGCTGGATCGAAGGCGACAGGAACGCCCGCGTGCGCCTGTGGAACGCGCCGTGGACGGCGCGCAAGGTGCGGTTACGCGTCTTCAAGGGCATCGTCTGGGCCGCCATCGGCCTCGCAACGGGCGGGGCCTGGGTGTTCTACTTCGCCGATGCGCCGACTCTGCTGATGGATCTGCTCACCTTCTCCGCACCGCCCGTGGCCTATATCACCATGGGTATCCTCACCTTCACCACGGTGATGTTCGGCGGCATCGCGCGCGAGCAGGTCTGCATCTACATGTGCCCCTGGCCGCGCATTCAGGCCGCGATGATGGACGAGGACACGATCACCGTGGCCTACCGCGAATGGCGCGGCGAGCCGCGCGGCAAGCTGCGCAAGGGCCCGGTGGACGCGGATGCGGAACCGCAGGGCGATTGCATCGATTGCATGGCCTGCGTGAATGTCTGCCCGGTGGGGATCGACATTCGCGACGGCCAGCAGCTGGAATGCATCACCTGCGCGCTTTGTATTGATGCCTGCGACGACGTGATGGCCAAGATCGGCAAACCGCGTGGATTGATTGACTATCTCGCGCTCACGGATGCGCCGGAAGAGATCGACGGCATCCCGCCCAAGCCGGTGTGGAAGCACATCCTGCGCCCGCGCACGATCCTCTACACCACGCTCTGGTCGCTCGTGGGCGTTGGCCTCGTGGTGGCGCTGTTCCTGCGCTCCGAGATCGAGATGACAGTCGCCGCCGTGCGCAACCCGACCTTCGTGACGCTCTCAGATGGGTCAGTGCGCAACATCTACGACGTGCGCCTGCGCAACAAACACGGCGAAGATCGCCCGTTCCGCCTGTCGCTCACGTCTGAGGAGCCCCTGCGCATCGAACTTGAAGGCACCGAGGAACTTGTGATCATGGTGCCGGCGGACTCGACCTTCCTGCAGCGGGTCTATGTCTCGGCGCAGCCCGGCAGCACGCCGGCAGACGCGCACCGGACGGATCTGCGGCTCTGGGTCGAGGATCTGGGCAGCACCGACCGCGCCTATAAAGACACGATATTCAACGGAAAGGGCACCCCATGA